In the genome of Mytilus edulis chromosome 14, xbMytEdul2.2, whole genome shotgun sequence, the window ctttcttccctcttttttAATAGTAATTTCAGCTTTGTCCAATCTGCATGTAGCAATTAACACATAGTAAAAGGTTAAATGAAAAAATCAGAGGATACCGAATAAACAACTCCCCCTTAAAGTCCAAATGACGTAAACAACTTTAGGTCCCCGTTTTATTCTACTTTAATTGATGCCTCGTTTGTTTATACGAAACTGACAGTTTGAAATGACCAATCTGTCCTCAGGCTATTTATCTCAGATGTCTTATTAGTTATCAattaaggtaccaggattataatttagtacgccaaatgcgcgtttcgtctacataagactcatcagtgacgctcatatcaaaatatttatgaagccaaagaagtacaaagttgaagatcattgaggatccaaaattccaaaaaggtgtgccaaatacggctaaggtaatctatgcctgggatacgaaaatccttagtaaacggaaatttataaaaatgaccacttAGCAATAGGTATACAAATTGatcaattaacaaaaattaacaggttaaatatagaaaaaaatagttgtggtatgattgctaatgagacagtTCTCCAAATGACGAAGAGGTTAACAACAACAAGTGTGTAAGTCTTAAGACAATTAGCAAAAAACCTAACAATAGGAAGCCACAAAATACCCCAAAAATGGCAAatataaaacaactcaaacgataACAATATTAAACCACAtctactgaattacaggttcctgacttgggacagacacattcaAAGATTGACGGTGCTAAACATGTTTGTGGCTACCAGTCGCTCCCTTGGTCTGGGAaaatgatgtaacagtacaatatacataaaaaaatgtcaaaatcagatGAAAGGGTTCAACTCATCAGATCGttacaaaacacaaacaacagatggcgttaaacatgtttgtgggcACCAACGGCCCTCCCCTGATcttggacaatggtgtaacagccTAACATAAAAACAAAGTATCAAAGTCAGATGAAAGGTTCAAActaaaaaaagacagaaacacTAGCGACACAAAGAACTGACACGAGAGTTCTTGTTCTGAAACTTTGTTCAAAGcaaattaaaatgagaaaaaaaaacatgtatctaagactaaaatatcaatcaacaCGTATCACATGTATTAAGTGTAAAGACATCATTTACGCTTAGAGAAAATGTATGTATAGGGGATTGGGTTGGGTGACTGCAAATATGTTTTCGTATGCATTAAGTTTGTTATGTCCCTATACATACGAAAACATATTTGCAGTCACCCGACCCCATCCCCTATACAAACGAAAACATATTTGCAGTCACCCAATCCTATCCCCTATACATACGAACAGATGTTTGCAGTCACCCAACCCCATCCCCTATACATACGAAAAGATGTGTGCAGTCATCCAATCCCATCCCCTATACATACCCTGAAACATAGTTATTGACAGAGGGTAGAATGTGATTGTTTCTATATAGTCGTATTTCAATTTTATCTAGTTGggtttaaatgaatttataacaatatCCAAATTTATACCGAagaatacaatatttaaaaatttaactaaatTATAAGACTGGGAACATTTTagaagacgaaatgcgcgtctgtcgtattaaattataatcctggtacctttgataactaattagaatACGTTTTATTACAATTTCGATAAAATTACCAGAATCGTAACTAATATGTATGATAGAATTAAGTAAAGGTTTTACGTAATTAGTGCTAACCAAATCCTTGACATATGAGtttatcattaataaaattgagaattgaaatggcgAATGTTTCGAAGAGACAACAATCTAACGAATGAGCAGAaaacagacgaaggccaccaattggtttTCAACCCTGCAATATGCAGTCAACTTTAGATTTGAAAAAATTCCGAGTGCGATTTCAGTATAGTTtgtaacaaaatgacaatgatacataacaTATTAAGTGACTGCTAGCAGTGACTGTCGTGCAACCTCCATGTCCAATTAAACTTGAATGCAAATTTTACATCATTGAAATCAAACTTCATTACGTACAAATGCATAATGAGCGAGTTGAATACCAAAAGATGGCACCAAAACAATTCCTTCCAGAAAATTAATGTTTACACCAGGGACCGGAATATCTCCTTTTATAACGTAAATGCTTGTGTACAGTTCCCCGTTCAGAAATGAAATATCTCAATgccacatgtggggcaggatctgcttacccttccggagtatctgagatcacccccagtttttggtggcgTTTATGTTACTCAGcctttagttttatatgtactattatttgtctgtttgtctttttcatttttagccatggcgttgtcagtttattttcgatttttgagtatgactgttcctctgatatctttcgcccaacttaaaaaaaaaaaggataatgctgtttagattttatttatataaagtaaatGCTAGAGATGAAATTTCGGCCCTATGTAATTGTAGAAGGGGTTTGTATTGAGTTTGTCATATAAGTTTGATTCATATAAACAAAGGAACAAGCTTAAGCCTTTTATTCAGGGGCGCAATTGGTGTCTTAATAAATACATACAAGATAAAAACTTCAATAAACTTTATTAGTCGACACAAAGCAACCAATGAAAACACTGAAGACACAAACAGTAGGTCTGAGCGAAACGTTATTCTATATTATAAATAAGTTTAGCATATTCATTTCAGAAGAAGGCTTTATATGAGTTGAGTCTAACAGATATGCAACAAGATTCGTTAAACGACCATTTGATTGAATAATTGTATTTATTAGAAAaggaaactataaaaattaggagatgtggaatgattgctaTTGAGACAGCTATCCACTTAAGTTCATATGAAatagatataagcaattatatgcAACCGTATTATCTTCAACGATGAGAAAAACTTATAAGTATAGTTGGCTATGAAATTAATCGACATGAACACCATGAAATAATTCAATTTGACAAAACAAACATCACAAGCAAAAACCTAAACTGTAAAACgttaaattacaattttttttaaaagctgaaacacatcaaacgaatggaacactactgttatattcctgacttagttcaagtattttctaatgtagaaaatggtggtttaaaccgggtttaatagctagctaaacctctcatttgtgtgacagtcgcatacaattccaatatattgacaacaTACGATGAAcagaacaaacagacagacagacataataTGTGCAAATGTCACAAAAAGGGTACGGAAGTCAATTCAAATTGAAAATCTCTACTCAAATGCCAAAATcttaagctcaaacacatcaaacgaatggataacaactgctatattcctgaattagtacaggcattttcttacaaAGAAATTGTTTAAAAAAGCTGGTTTtcaagctagcttaacctctcacttgtatgacaatcccatctaattccattatattgacaacgatgtgtgaacaaacagatataataggtggggttcgtgttgtttattctttagttttctatgttgtgtcatgtatactattgtttttctatttgtctttttcatttttagccatggcgttgtcagtttgttttagatttatgagtttgactgtccctttggtatctttcgtccctcttttaacatgTCCAAAATAGGGGCACAACATTCAACATAGtgttaaaatcttattttttataaacaaaaatgtaagaAAGCAGCACAAATTCAGTAGAATCAATTAATATTcagaaagacaaataaaagaacactataacacgttaCTAAGATGACAAATAACGCCATTACTCAGAATCCATACCTCAAGTCGATCGTGTATTTTTGTGAAGTTAATACGGTATATTCGCAAGAAGGTCTTGGTACATTAAGATGATCTTATTTAGATTGCagaccttccgttttgaatttttctctgagctcagtatttttgtcatttaactTTTTACCCTGCACCATTTTACAAACATTCAtcctttttatgaaaaaaatgttaaatattacaaattatccatcccacaaaaaaaaaacgacaaccccCAGCATATCACAGGTAAACTTCAGAAACAATAACATTGCaaaatttgacctttttcaaATCGTTTCAACTAAGAACTAAGATAAAAGTTAGCTGAGGTAGGGATAAATTAATTACGAAGAAATGtatattaataacaaaatataaatcgGTGGTTAATGATTACAAACGATAAGGaggtctttcatttttgttaatgtcatttttttatgcCTATTTGAggttctttgttatatatttgtttgttttatggtAATTAAGATTAAGATAGTTGACTGCTGCACctcaatttttgacatttatacctattaagTATGTttcttttgttcacacatcgttgtcaatatactATAATTTCATGGTGACTGTCAAACAAATGAGAGGGTTAGCTAGCTATATTAAACCTGGTTCAATCCACCATATTTTCAGATAATGTCTGTAAAAATCACCACTATGACAGTTGTAATAGATTTGTTTGATCTGTTTAAGAttgtgattttgccatttgattagaaactCTCTGTTTTGTATTTCCttgcagttcggtatttttgttattttactttatatgtATATGTGCACTATGGTAATTCGAAAAAATTGGCacatttaatattataaatatatatatcatgaaaaCTCAATACCGTGTtaatatttgaatatatgaaatgaaaataacGAATCTGGGCGACGGAAATCCACGATTAGTCACTTCATTTCCcataattgatttcaaattctgtTATTGACCACAGTCATAAAAGGTATGGGAACTAGATAAATATATCACTGTCACACATATGCACAAAATACCCTAAAGCGTGTGTACATTCATAATCTAGACATAGGACGGATTagtattttcccgtttgaatttgTATTATTTAATTCCTCATAACAGTCAAACTTATAGCAAATTCTCATACTTTATTATCACCTGTTTAGATTCAGTAATTCTTAAATTAATGTACATATTCgtcaattgaaaaatataagaGTTACATATATATCAGAAATCATTACATGTGCCTCAAGCTACAATGCTGTCATACCCGATGTCATGTGGGTTAATTGAAACATCAACTATCTAGTACGGTAATGTGGTACATGACGATCGTCTACACAGTAACGCAATCGGAAACAAAGTGATGAATAATATACGTTTAGATGATATATAAAGCCGTTCAAAATGCTTATTGGCAACAAAGTTGAATATCTTCACTTGCTTAACATACCACTTACAATTTCGCAAACATGTTTACAAATTTAACCACTGTCTGTGTTGTGCTGAGCGCTTCACTCATGATGTCGTCTGCTTTACCATACGGCTTTGCTAACTTCAGATCATCCTATCGTGGTGGCTATGGATTTGGTGATATTAGAGGCACCTACAACAGATTTCCAGGTTTTGGAGGTGCTTATTCATCTTTTCCGGCGTACAATACAGTAAATTACCACCGTCATGTGACGCCGTACTCATACGGAGGTAGAGGATTTCTGAATAACTTCCTTAGTGGATCAACATTACCATCGAGTAAGTATTAAACAATTTAACTATTGGCATGTTAAGGGTTAAAAAAAGTATCCGTCCAATTCTAACTATGGGGAAATTTTTTAAGTAAGATAGCTACAATGAAAATGAGTTTGCGACATACCGAGGAAGAAAACAGCATTTACATATTTGATTgctttatgtttaaaaaaaaaacaaaaaaaaactttaaacataTCAACATTCGTGATCGAACATATGTCATTATTATCACATTTATTCATAACAGAtgtaaatttgaattaaattaaaatgaaaaatgctcacTTTTGCTCAAATGAAACTATCAATTGAAATTGATTGAAAATCGTTTTTTCTTCTGGGTCACATAAAATCGAAAATCACAAAGTGATAAACGTCAAGTACTGGTATAACATATGTTGATTTGGATTGAGTTCATAGAATGGAGAGCAATTggtcgtttcagaatctaaagcatcatgggtaatttcattgttcgtaccccaaagtgaaaataacgttacgtcattggttgaatttcgattgtttaggacgttttaaaccaatcaaaacgctttggtgtacgcttttgaaaatattacccaggatgcattagattctgaaacggcgaattggtctaaaatagaaaatataggTCCAATGAACTATTGAATAGTGGAGTGCTTtactatataaaaagaaataataattggCAAAACttaagtaaaatgaaaaaagataGCTGCATTAGAATAAACTAAAACATTAGAAATTGAGATCCTCAAACacgaaatttaaattaaaaaatgttgaGTTTCATATTGCCTGAAgaattttgtcaaataaaaaaaaaggtgtagAAAGAaatctatcatttttttaaaaactatatttttcttttaaatttattagaGCTCAGAAATCTCTAATTCTTCCCCAAACCCAACACAACTCATTTACTCAcagtttaaaatatacatgtatgttatcaaacaaaaaataaaaccaaacaaacaacGAGAAACGAACAACAAGAATaccaaaaacaacaaacacaCACATAAAATAGAAAGGAATGAACAGAAATAAAATCGGACAAACTATCTTTATATTTCACATTGACATATACACGGGTtgagatttgtttttaaaagtcaTAACTTTAAGGTTATGGAATATgattgttataatattttttttcttgtttttcagtGGCTCTCGGATTTTTAGTCGGAAAAGCCTTATGAAAGAACCAAAAATCGTTACTTGATATTGCCAAAGACTAGgagacgttttttttttatatttattaactagaagttgtaaaataaaatatatgttttgttcacacattgttctTGTTACTGATTTGACCATTTGATCAGGAAATTTACGTTTTGGATTTTCCTTGACGTTCTGTATTTTGCTTTTGTTACTTTTAACATTACAATTgcaatgagtttttttttttacaccaatGGACtcctttttttgctatttcaatAAACAAGAGTAAAAAACCAAGAATTCAgaacgaacaaaaaaaaaaagaaataaacgacCAAAGCAAATTGAAAACCCATATGAAAACATAGTAAtacgaataaactcatcatagatgccaggatttttttttattgaagtgtTTGAATAAATCGAAACTAGGGAGACAAATTAGCaaacttaaaatttgtgttttatcTTAATAGGATAATGATTTGTCTATGTTTACGATTCTGATGTTAGAAATTACAGATTTGTCCTCTGATTATTAATAATTTCAGCTTTGTCCAAGCTGCATGTAGCAATTAACACATCGTAAAaggttaaatgaaaaaaatcagaGGCTACCGCATGAACAACTCTCCCTTAAAGACCAAATGACGCAAACGTTAACAACTTTAGGTTCCCCTTATGTCCTACTTTAATTGATGCCTCGTTTGTTTATACGAAACTGACAGTTTAAAATGACCAATTTGTCCTCAAACTATTTATATCAGATGTCTAAGCAGCAGGTACAAATTGACCAATTAACACATATTAAAaggttaaatattaaaataagagttgtagtatgattgctaatgagacagcaCTCCAACAAAGAcgaaatgacgtagaagttaacAACAAGAATTATGTAAGTCCTAAGCCAATTAGATAATCACATACCCCATGGGAAACTATGAAAGACCCaaacataacaaatattaaacaatgcaaacgaCAATAAACGAAATCCATTGAATGataggctccttacttgggataGACAAATACAAAAATTGACAATGTCAAAGGTGTTTTGGGCTACCAACCCCTCTGATTATCAAAGACATAGGTGTTACatcacaatataaaacaaaaatatcaaaaccaGATGGAAGGATTCAAATCATCGGATCGATacaaaacccaaaaaaaacccatctaAATAAAACCACTAGCGACACAAAGAACTGATATGAGAGTTCTTGCAGATGCTGAAACTGTGTTCAAAACCAATGACAAATAATGagaaaaatcatgtatctaacactaaaatatcaatcaacaCGTATCAAATGTATCAAAAGCAAAAGACatctattttacaaataaaatcaataacaaaagtggtgtctatatttttttcttaaagcaCTGTCATAGTTATTCTGCAATTGATTATTTTTCACTTAGTATTTTCGGCTTTTTTGTCCAGTATTCTGTACTTAGACAATGTTCATTTTAGTTGCAtaactttatattgttaattatATGGTTAAACCTT includes:
- the LOC139502533 gene encoding uncharacterized protein — encoded protein: MFTNLTTVCVVLSASLMMSSALPYGFANFRSSYRGGYGFGDIRGTYNRFPGFGGAYSSFPAYNTVNYHRHVTPYSYGGRGFLNNFLSGSTLPSMALGFLVGKAL